The following coding sequences lie in one Notolabrus celidotus isolate fNotCel1 chromosome 6, fNotCel1.pri, whole genome shotgun sequence genomic window:
- the ska1 gene encoding spindle and kinetochore-associated protein 1 translates to MSELEEISQHVHDRISSVKLLLDLSLSDLPHSKMKKLGQEIFAVERLLEEFERCVERQREQLRSLKELEESFQKDLEDVTHMKDNIPAHMPKREGPAQVREPGMKQSQAADVQPPQQEQQVKKSSRSFIREMDFITAPEFDSIPQYMKGRVSYDQLNAAVQNINTAVTAKYKIFHQSVKTLSNPSRKLQQRFKEQETKDTKGQFFVVEEDIRDFTQMKVDKRFQGILNMLRHCQRLKELRGGGVTRYLLL, encoded by the exons ATGAGCGAGCTGGAGGAGATCTCTCAACATGTTCATGACAGGATCTCTTCTGTGAAGCTCCTGCTGGACCTGTCGCTCTCTG ATCTTCCTCACAGTAAGATGAAGAAGCTGGGGCAGGAGATCTTCGCAGTGGAGAGACTTCTAGAGGAGTTTGAGAGATGTGTGGAGCGTCAGAGAGAGCAGCTCAGGAGTCTGAAG gagCTGGAGGAGTCTTTCCAGAAGGATTTGGAGGACGTGACTCACATGAAGGACAACATACCTGCTCACATGCCGAAGAGGGAAGGCCCAGCACA AGTCCGTGAGCCTGGGATGAAGCAGAGCCAGGCTGCAGACGTTCAGCCGCCGCAGCAGGAACAGCAGGTGAAGAAGAGCAGTAGGAGCTTCATCAGAGAGATGGACTTCATCACTGCCCCAGAGTTCGACAGCATCCCTCA GTACATGAAAGGACGCGTGTCTTACGACCAGCTCAACGCTGCAGTGCAgaacatcaacacagctgtgacTGCTAAGTATAAGATCTTCCATCAGTCAGTGAAGACACTCAGCAACCCCTCACGCAAACTGCAGCAGCGCTTCAAGGAGCAGGAGACCAAAGATACCAAAG GTCAGTTCTTCGTGGTGGAGGAGGACATCAGAGATTTCACTCAGATGAAAGTGGACAAACGTTTTCAAGGGATCCTGAACATGCTGAGACACTGTCAACGCCTGAAGGAACTCAGAGGAGGGGGTGTGACCCGGTACCTGCTGCTGTGA